In Melospiza georgiana isolate bMelGeo1 chromosome 8, bMelGeo1.pri, whole genome shotgun sequence, one genomic interval encodes:
- the ZNF488 gene encoding zinc finger protein 488: MELTSLPKFLWTSDNKLLHHHFPDILATVHTTQDIPEEVVFGPCMLQNTLLDTVAFIALKCSDRRNIHYVFKVDVTSVHGPTGLPWMRLVQAAAHSKEQNLEAYLENSQLYYRSTRKISKNEELLVWYDEELSSLLGFNEIKAQRPQNELRCQECDRVFKCEHSYLSHVRFLCVPEKSALLWRNFQNPKTEKGSLSEQTTNFHSLARDLEVKMAACKDDAHGVIGERRAKSEEAESNRSRKTVLLEKTNNLTEEHNCGGKEEVGGEHALAGSLRKLSSGRQSARKDALEQKQSAFTEVRRMKEKLRNERLQEPEQEDGMAPLGKEQVSKEVLLNSSGSAFSFVWPTRARGEQKSAFSKPSKCITERAAVNSSHPMSESTKSLGELSGFIATADIMCCSSLLNSKFFVSDLCNAQMLQTSITRSSIFPYTSEPWLKQAGGQLQNTTTTSSSSSSSSSSLTLLPPTFTSFGVAAQNWCAKCNLSFRMTSDLVFHMRSHHKKEYSSSESQCKRRREEKLTCPICHEYFRERHHLSRHMTSHN; encoded by the exons ATGGAACTTACCTCTTTGCCTAAATTCCTTTGGACAAGTGACAACAAGCTTCTGCATCACCATTTTCCAGACATACTGGCTACTGTTCATACCACACAAGACATCCCTGAAGAAGTTGTTTTTGGACCATGCATGCTCCAGAACACCCTGCTGGACACTGTAGCTTTCATTGCTCTCAAATGTTCTGACAGACGGAACATCCACTATGTATTTAAG GTGGATGTCACATCTGTTCACGGTCCCACAGGCCTGCCCTGGATGAGACTTGTACAAGCAGCTGCCCATAGCAAGGAGCAGAACTTGGAAGCTTACTTGGAAAACAGTCAGTTATACTATCGCTCCACCAGGAAAATCAGCAAAAACGAGGAGCTGCTTGTCTGGTATGATGAGGAGCTTTCCAGCCTCTTGGGTTTCAATGAGATAAAAGCTCAGAGGCCCCAGAATG aGTTGAGATGCCAAGAGTGCGACCGAGTCTTTAAATGTGAGCATTCCTATCTGTCCCATGTCCGCTTCCTCTGTGTGCCAGAGAAGAGTGCTCTGCTATGGAGAAACTTCCAGAACCCTAAAACTGAAAAGGGCAGCCTATCTGAGCAGACCACGAATTTCCACAGTCTGGCAAGGGACCTGGAAGTTAAAATGGCAGCTTGTAAAGATGATGCACATGGTGTTATTGGAGAAAGGAGAGCGAAATCTGAAGAGGCTGAGAgcaacaggagcaggaaaacaGTGCTGTTGGAGAAAACCAATAACTTGACTGAGGAACATAACTGTGGGGGCAAGGAAGAGGTTGGGGGAGAGCATGCATTGGCTGGTTCTTTAAGGAAGCTTAGTTCAGGGAGGCAGTCAGCTAGGAAGGATGCTTTAGAGCAGAAGCAGAGTGCTTTCACTGAGGTCAGGAGGATGAAAGAGAAGCTGAGGAATgagagactgcaggagccagagcaggaggatggCATGGCCCCACTTGGTAAGGAGCAGGTGTCAAAGGAAGTGTTGCTGAACTCCTCTGGTAGTGCTTTCTCCTTTGTTTGGCCCACCAGAGCTCGAGGAGAACAGAAGAGTGCTTTCAGCAAGCCCAGTAAGTGCATAACAGAAAGAGCTGCAGTAAATTCCTCTCATCCCATGAGTGAGTCAACAAAGAGCCTGGGGGAGCTGTCTGGCTTCATTGCCACCGCAGACATCATGTGCTGCAGCAGTCTTCTCAATTCCAAGTTCTTTGTCAGTGATTTGTGTAATGCTCAGATGCTGCAGACAAGCATCACTCGGAGCAGTATTTTCCCATATACCTCAGAACCGTGGCTCAAGCAAGCAGGAGGACAATTACAAAACACCACCAccacttcctcctcctcctcctcttcttcctcttccttgaCTCTTCTTCCTCCCACCTTCACCTCCTTTGGAGTGGCTGCCCAGAACTGGTGTGCCAAATGCAACCTGTCCTTTCGCATGACGTCTGATTTAGTCTTCCACATGCGGTCACATCACAAGAAAGAATATTCCTCAAGTGAATCCCAGTGCAAGAGGAGGCGGGAGGAGAAGCTGACGTGTCCCATTTGCCATGAGTACTTCCGAGAACGCCATCATTTATCCCGGCACATGACTTCTCATAATtag